Proteins encoded in a region of the Haloglomus salinum genome:
- a CDS encoding MaoC/PaaZ C-terminal domain-containing protein, translated as MTDTDDGDDYSIYANTEEGDTDTTGGRTITEADIANFAGVSGDFNHLHMDEEAMQESMFGERIAHGMLVFSAATGLLWQNRTPEERDAVVAFYGIDDLRFRGPVFAGDTIHVEAEVVEKRESDNPAATGTIQYDVEVVKQDGSTAISCSMLSLVE; from the coding sequence ATGACAGACACAGACGACGGCGACGACTACAGCATCTACGCGAACACCGAGGAGGGCGACACCGACACCACCGGCGGTCGGACCATCACAGAGGCCGACATCGCCAACTTCGCCGGCGTGAGCGGCGACTTCAACCACCTCCACATGGACGAGGAGGCGATGCAGGAGTCGATGTTCGGCGAACGCATCGCCCACGGGATGCTGGTGTTCTCGGCCGCGACCGGCCTCCTGTGGCAGAACCGCACACCCGAGGAGCGCGACGCCGTCGTCGCGTTCTACGGCATCGACGACCTGCGCTTCCGCGGGCCCGTCTTCGCCGGCGACACCATCCACGTCGAGGCCGAGGTGGTCGAGAAGCGCGAGTCCGACAACCCGGCCGCGACGGGGACCATCCAGTACGACGTGGAGGTCGTGAAGCAGGACGGTTCGACCGCCATCTCCTGCTCGATGCTGTCGCTAGTCGAGTAA
- a CDS encoding PaaI family thioesterase, whose product MTGTEGDAADGGVADTADLAGSEELERELREHGLFHWLDLDIVAVEPGRAVFDLPFDEKFANISSGTVHGGITATVIDTASGFALRSTFENPAHAALTTTDLNVRYVRPARDDLRVAAEVVRAGSSMGVTECEVTTMHEGERKVVATGGTTYRLFRDGSTDTDANDNGED is encoded by the coding sequence GTGACCGGAACGGAGGGTGACGCCGCCGACGGGGGCGTCGCGGACACGGCGGACCTCGCCGGCTCCGAGGAACTGGAGCGTGAACTCCGGGAGCACGGCCTGTTCCACTGGCTCGACCTCGACATCGTCGCGGTCGAACCCGGGCGGGCGGTGTTCGATCTGCCGTTCGACGAGAAGTTCGCGAACATCTCGTCGGGGACCGTCCACGGTGGTATCACCGCGACGGTCATCGACACGGCCAGCGGCTTCGCCCTCCGCTCGACGTTCGAGAACCCCGCCCACGCGGCGCTGACGACGACCGACCTCAACGTGCGCTACGTCCGGCCCGCGCGCGACGACCTCCGCGTCGCGGCCGAGGTCGTCCGCGCCGGGTCGAGCATGGGCGTCACGGAGTGCGAGGTCACGACGATGCACGAGGGCGAGCGCAAGGTCGTCGCGACCGGCGGGACGACGTATCGGCTGTTCAGGGACGGCAGCACCGACACCGACGCGAACGACAACGGCGAGGACTGA